Proteins from one bacterium genomic window:
- a CDS encoding glycosyltransferase family 4 protein produces MGKLLIINQFFYPDLAATSQLMTDLVGELRSRKMPVDVVTGNRGYTNPGARYPEEENYCGAHIHRCWSTGFNRGGKSSRLCNYLSFYPGALARCLQVTKPKVVMTMSTPPLIALLGLTVARIKGARFIYWIQDLYPEVAIHLGYLKPEGKMSRLLQKLSTWILQQADQIVVVSEGMNNHLMHAGISSSKVRIIFNWSDDDRIHPLPKTENPFIVQQGLSGKFVVAYSGNMGLAHDFTTILAAMKALSRHQDRLAFLMIGDGARKKPVQHFVQDHGLGNVRFLPYQPQEKLAEVLGAADLHLVSLNPRLEGLVFPSKIYGVLAAGRPLLFIGDPRGEAARLVREGKCGQSVAAGDTDGLVAIIESYLQHPEIAPREGLCGRQYLEQRFSRRQSLEQFGRLLEC; encoded by the coding sequence ATGGGGAAATTACTGATAATCAATCAATTTTTTTATCCTGATCTTGCTGCAACCTCGCAGTTGATGACCGACCTTGTCGGAGAACTGCGGTCACGGAAAATGCCGGTGGATGTGGTAACGGGAAACCGCGGCTACACCAATCCAGGAGCCCGCTACCCGGAAGAGGAAAATTATTGTGGAGCGCACATACACCGGTGCTGGTCAACAGGTTTCAACCGCGGTGGTAAATCAAGCAGGCTGTGCAATTACCTGAGCTTCTATCCCGGCGCTCTCGCCCGCTGTCTTCAGGTTACCAAGCCGAAGGTGGTGATGACCATGTCCACGCCGCCCCTGATCGCTCTCTTAGGGCTGACGGTCGCCCGAATCAAAGGTGCCCGGTTTATCTACTGGATTCAGGATCTGTATCCTGAGGTGGCCATTCATCTGGGATATTTGAAGCCGGAAGGAAAAATGAGCCGCCTGCTGCAAAAGCTGTCCACCTGGATTTTGCAGCAGGCCGATCAGATCGTGGTAGTCAGTGAGGGCATGAATAACCATCTGATGCACGCCGGTATCTCTTCATCCAAGGTCAGAATAATTTTCAACTGGTCAGACGATGACCGAATACATCCATTGCCAAAAACCGAGAATCCCTTTATAGTCCAGCAGGGTCTGTCGGGGAAATTTGTCGTGGCTTACTCCGGAAATATGGGGCTGGCCCATGATTTCACAACTATTCTGGCTGCCATGAAAGCCCTGAGCCGCCATCAGGACCGGCTGGCTTTCCTGATGATCGGCGACGGAGCCAGGAAAAAGCCTGTCCAGCACTTTGTCCAGGACCACGGACTTGGCAATGTCCGGTTTCTTCCCTATCAGCCTCAGGAAAAACTGGCTGAAGTACTCGGTGCTGCGGACCTTCATCTTGTGTCTCTGAATCCCCGGCTCGAAGGGCTGGTCTTTCCCAGTAAAATTTATGGTGTGCTGGCCGCGGGCAGGCCTCTTCTGTTCATCGGAGATCCCCGGGGTGAGGCGGCCAGACTGGTGCGGGAGGGAAAGTGCGGCCAGAGCGTGGCTGCGGGAGATACTGACGGTCTGGTGGCCATTATTGAAAGCTACCTTCAGCACCCGGAAATCGCCCCGCGCGAGGGGCTGTGCGGCCGGCAGTATCTGGAGCAGCGGTTTTCCCGGCGTCAGTCCCTGGAACAGTTCGGACGGCTGCTCGAATGCTGA